CGAGGATGCGGATCTCTTTTCCCTCGCGACGGTAGACCGAGAAATCCGAGGTGCCGCCGCCGATATCGATGATCAGTCCGGTCTCGCTGGCGCGTTCGGAATGGCCTGCCGCCAAGGCGGCCGCTTCGGGCTCGGGCAGGAACCGCACCGTCTCGAAACCCGCCGCCAGATAGCAGGCGCGCAGATCGGCTTCGGCGCGGGCATGGCGTTGGGGGTCGTCGTGGAAGGCCACGGGGCGGCCCGAGAGAACCTCGGTGAAACGCACCCCCGTCTGGGCTTCTGCCTCCTCGCGCAGGCGGATCAGGAAAATCGTGATGATCTGGGCAAGGCTTTGCCGTTTGCGGCCAATGCGCCGTTCCTCGTGCAGAAGCTCCGTGCCCAGAACGCTTTTGAGCGCCCGCATATAGCGTCCGGCATCGCCTTCGATCAGTGCCTCGCCTGCCGCGCGCCCGATCCGCATCTCGCTGCCGTCTTCGGGAAAGAACACCGCCGTGGGCAGGGTGTCCTGCCCGTCTTCCACGGTCAGGCGGCGGATGCCGTCAGTCTCCAAGACGGCAAGGGCGCTATTGGAGGTTCCGAAGTCGATGGCAAGGCAGGGCATGGGCGTCTCTTTCAGGCAGGTGCGCGCCACTGTTCAAAGCGGCGGAACATGCCAGCTAATGAGTTCATCGCGCTCTGGCAAGAGGCCGCGAGAGAGATGCAAAACTTCCCCCGACGCAGATCGGAAAGGGGCTTGCATCGCGGCTGTCGCTTCTATATCCACTCTCCCACTACGCGGGCGTTGTGTAGTGGTAAGACCTTAGCCTTCCAAGCTAATGACGCGGGTTCGATTCCCGCCGCCCGCTCCAAACTCCCCGACATCATCCTGTATCTGCAAACGGTTGCGACTGTTTCGTCCCGTGCTCAACCGGGCCGTGGGTCACATGTGTATAGCGTCATCCGGTCAGGCCGGATCGGTGGGGGCCGCAGGGCGCGTGGGGCTCCGTTACAGGCTGCGCTGTCTTTCGGGGTAGTAGGTCCAGGCAAGAAAACGGCTGGTTTTCTGCCCCTGTGCCATGTCAACGGTCCGGTATTCGGCGACTTTTGCCCGTTTCAACAGCCGGTATAGCGGATCGAGATTGTCTTTTTTCGAGACCAGACAGCTGAACCACAAACATTGCTCGGCGACATCCATGCTTTGTTCGATCATGGTCGCGATGAAGCCGATTTCGCCACCGGGGCACCACAGCTCGGCATTCTGTCCACCGAAATTGAGTTGCGTGGAAGGCGTCTTGCCAAGGTTGCGCCATTTGCGTCGGGTGCCTTTTTGCGCCTGTTCGGGCGAGGCATGGAAGGGCGGGTTGCATAAGGTGACATGGAACAGGTCATCGGGCGTGATCACCCCTTTGAAGATATCCTCGCGCCGGGGCTGGTATCTGAGCGTGATGTCAAGCGCGTTGGCGCGGCAGATATCCTGCGCCGACCGGATCGCTTCGGGGTCGATATCGACGCCGGTGAAGCTCCAGCCATATTCGCTTTGACCTGTCAGCGGATAGACCAGATTCGCGCCGGTGCCGATATCCAGTGCCCTGATCTGCGGGCCGCGCGGAATGGCGCGGTGGTTACTTTCTGCCAGAAGATCGGCCAGATAATGGATGTAATCGACCCGTCCGGGAATCGGTGGGCAGAGATAGCGGGCCGGAATATCCCAGAACCCGATGCCGTAATGGGTCTTCAGAAGCGCACGGTTCAGCATCCGGACAGCCGCGGCTTCCTTGAAATCTATTGTCGTCCCGCCCAGAGGATTTTTCAGGGTGAAGGCCTCAAGCTCGGGGGTCTGCGCCACCAGACGCGCAAAATCATACCCTTCCCGATGCTGGTTTCGGGGATGCAACATGGGTTTGGTCGTCACGGGAAAGCTTCCATTCAGGGGGGGCGGGCGATGCGGGCAGTCTAAAGGGTCATGCGCGGCGACGGAATACCCGAACCGGATTTAGCGCCCTATGGCTTTGGGCCGGACTGGAAGGCGGGGGCGGTGGCTGCGTGTGACACAGGTGGGCGCGGCCTGTTCCGAAGCCTCCGGCCTGTGGGGCACAAAAAAGGGAGCGGCTCGTGAGGCGCTCCCTTGGGATAATGATAAAAATGAAATCTGGACCCTGCGGAATACGCTTCACTTGGTCAGGATCAGCTTGCCGGCGCGGGTGATGCGCAGCGTATAGACCTGACCGTTGAGAAGGATATTGGCCTGATTGCCGCCATTGGTCAGATCTTCTGCATCATGCGCGGGAAGGGCTTGGGTGAAGCTAGGGGAAATGGTCATCTGGTTCTCTCAATTCTGTCTAGCATGGTGTCGATTGCATTCGTGCGCGGGCTGAAGCCGTCGCACAGGGCTTGTACGAGGTCTGCGAGTGTAATCGGTGTGGTCGAGCCCGATTTTGCCTGTTTTGCAGGCCGGTGGGCGGGGCGTAGGCGCATATCCATCATCCTTTCGGCAAGCGGCTGGTCGAGATCAACTGGCATCGTGGGGCTTAATCTGAGTGAAAAAATCAGGTTTGTAAAGTCTGATTATTATAGTCAGGTATTATTTCTGCAAGATCCTGCCACAAAGCAATGCAGACAAAGCCGGCGCAAGCGATTAGGGTTGATATATGAGCATGGAACACGATCACACGCCCTATGACAGCCCTGCTGCTGCCCCGCCTCTGGCGGTAGAGGAGGCCGCTTGGGTCGATGTTTTGTCCGCGATGGACAAGACCTATGCGAATCTCGTCGATTATCAGGCGCAGCTGGAAGACCAGAATCATGCGCTTGAGGATATGCGCTCCTATCTGAACTCGATCATGTCTTCGGTGTCGGATGCATTGATCGTTGTCTCGCGTCAGGGGCGTGTGGAAGAGACCTCCAGCTCTGTGGCGCAGATGACCGGCTGTTCGGCGGGGGATCTGTCGGGTCTGGATATCCTCGATATTGTTGCCCCCTCCAGCCGCGACCACCTGATTGCGGCGCTTTCCGAATGCACCGACCGTCGCGCCACTGTGACCTGCGAGCTTAGCCTGAGCGGGCCGGAGGGGGAGATCTTGCTGGAGATGTCGATCAATGCGCGCTTTGACGAACGCGGGCGGCTGAGCGGGCATGTGCTGACGGGGCGGCCTGTGGGGGAAT
The sequence above is drawn from the Thioclava sp. GXIMD4216 genome and encodes:
- the rlmF gene encoding 23S rRNA (adenine(1618)-N(6))-methyltransferase RlmF, encoding MTTKPMLHPRNQHREGYDFARLVAQTPELEAFTLKNPLGGTTIDFKEAAAVRMLNRALLKTHYGIGFWDIPARYLCPPIPGRVDYIHYLADLLAESNHRAIPRGPQIRALDIGTGANLVYPLTGQSEYGWSFTGVDIDPEAIRSAQDICRANALDITLRYQPRREDIFKGVITPDDLFHVTLCNPPFHASPEQAQKGTRRKWRNLGKTPSTQLNFGGQNAELWCPGGEIGFIATMIEQSMDVAEQCLWFSCLVSKKDNLDPLYRLLKRAKVAEYRTVDMAQGQKTSRFLAWTYYPERQRSL
- a CDS encoding hemin uptake protein HemP, whose amino-acid sequence is MTISPSFTQALPAHDAEDLTNGGNQANILLNGQVYTLRITRAGKLILTK